A portion of the Manihot esculenta cultivar AM560-2 chromosome 2, M.esculenta_v8, whole genome shotgun sequence genome contains these proteins:
- the LOC110606385 gene encoding uncharacterized protein LOC110606385 produces the protein MEWHRRPNRSDIHLSAEQEAKIQEETREHFDGLAPKRHTKPQRSEFSAQYVDAFPFPVSLPNHSSIPELLEFQRLQTDPQKLVYNGEGRVSEEFVATEYYEDLNCVDKQHHTTGTGFIKMENANGKCFCLAPDPVSLCHPSCRGNPATNEWIPAADDTVTFASDKPRRSDN, from the exons ATGGAGTGGCATAGGAGGCCAAACAGGAGTGACATTCATTTATCGGCAGAGCAGGAGGCCAAAATTCAAGAGGAAACTAGAGAACATTTTGATGGATTGGCTCCAAAGCGCCACACTAAACCTCAACGCAGTGAGTTTTCTGCTCAATATGTGGATGCTTTCCCCTTCCCCGTTTCTCTTCCTAACCACTCTTCCATCCCTGAGCTTCTTGAGTTTCAACGTCTCCAAACTGATCCTCAG AAGCTAGTTTACAATGGTGAAGGCCGAGTTAGCGAGGAGTTTGTGGCGACAGAGTACTACGAAGATCTCAACTGCGTTGACAAGCAGCATCACACG ACAGGAACAGGGTTCATCAAAATGGAGAATGCAAATGGAAAATGCTTCTGCTTAGCACCAGATCCGGTATCCCTCTGCCATCCCTCTTGCAGAGGAAATCCAGCAACTAATGAATGGATTCCAGCTGCTGACGATACT GTCACTTTTGCTTCAGACAAGCCCAGAAGGAGTGACAATTGA